From Elusimicrobiota bacterium, one genomic window encodes:
- a CDS encoding ACT domain-containing protein, producing the protein MPVKAVKQYTVFLPNIPGALSKFVELFAKEGVNVIGIASEIRDDSGIVRVAVDADRKVSHVLTNAGFTTIETSMLSLELPDKPGQLLRLTKLLGENNINITTVYGTSVGGVSARLLLNVSDADKALEILQAELDIK; encoded by the coding sequence ATGCCCGTAAAAGCCGTCAAGCAATACACCGTGTTTCTGCCCAATATCCCCGGCGCTTTAAGCAAATTCGTGGAACTGTTCGCGAAGGAAGGGGTAAACGTAATCGGCATAGCTTCCGAAATACGCGATGATTCAGGCATTGTGCGCGTGGCCGTTGACGCGGACCGCAAGGTAAGCCATGTGCTTACAAATGCCGGTTTTACCACCATAGAAACTTCCATGCTCTCGCTGGAGCTGCCGGACAAGCCGGGCCAGCTTCTGCGCCTTACGAAGCTCCTTGGCGAAAACAACATAAACATTACCACTGTTTACGGCACCTCGGTCGGCGGGGTAAGCGCCCGGCTGCTGCTGAATGTTTCAGACGCCGACAAGGCGCTGGAAATACTGCAGGCTGAGCTGGATATAAAATAG
- the dnaN gene encoding DNA polymerase III subunit beta has product MMKINTTRETLVKGIQTIQAGVSSKTGTIPILQNFLMETEEQGLKVVFTDLEMAIKHHIEVNVKNEGSITIPMKKFMEIIQNLEGEAEVNILVDDSNKIAINSGKSKFKISGAPKNDYPVIPDLDETNSFKIPAGILAEMISGTIFSASTEDDRHFLNGLLWKHEKGLFSVVATDGRRLALSSSDKVKIKKDFKVIVPSKILGELVKFIKSAGINEKTEVTVGLSSNQIGFKVEKTVFISRLVEGNFPAYEQIIPKTKEITIELNAEKLLAITKRAAICSNERNGSVKYVFKKGFLSVSSESQNMNFEDELDVEYSGKDFQINFNPRFVMDVLKSAGGKNIIIEFSTPATPALMRVAGSDSFVYIIMPLRTQ; this is encoded by the coding sequence ATGATGAAAATAAATACTACTAGAGAAACCTTGGTAAAGGGGATACAGACCATACAAGCCGGCGTTTCCTCAAAGACCGGCACTATACCTATATTACAGAATTTTCTGATGGAAACGGAGGAACAGGGCCTAAAGGTTGTTTTTACCGACCTTGAAATGGCTATAAAACACCATATAGAAGTTAATGTGAAAAACGAAGGCAGTATAACCATACCCATGAAAAAATTCATGGAAATAATACAAAACCTTGAAGGGGAGGCTGAGGTTAATATTTTAGTGGATGATTCCAATAAAATAGCCATTAACAGCGGGAAATCTAAATTTAAAATAAGCGGCGCGCCCAAAAACGATTATCCTGTTATACCGGATCTGGACGAAACAAATTCTTTTAAAATCCCAGCCGGAATATTGGCTGAAATGATAAGCGGCACCATATTCTCGGCTTCCACTGAGGATGACAGGCATTTTCTTAACGGCCTTTTATGGAAACACGAGAAAGGTCTTTTTTCCGTGGTGGCCACCGACGGAAGGAGGCTTGCTTTATCCTCAAGCGACAAAGTTAAAATAAAAAAAGACTTCAAGGTTATTGTCCCCTCTAAAATACTAGGTGAGCTTGTGAAATTTATAAAAAGCGCCGGGATAAACGAAAAAACCGAGGTTACAGTGGGCCTTTCTTCCAACCAGATAGGGTTTAAGGTTGAAAAAACAGTTTTTATTTCAAGGCTTGTGGAGGGTAATTTTCCGGCTTATGAACAGATAATACCAAAAACCAAAGAAATAACCATTGAATTGAACGCCGAAAAACTGCTGGCTATCACAAAAAGGGCCGCTATCTGCTCAAATGAAAGGAACGGTTCTGTTAAATATGTTTTTAAAAAAGGATTTTTATCGGTAAGTTCCGAATCGCAGAATATGAATTTTGAAGATGAACTTGACGTGGAATACAGCGGAAAAGATTTCCAGATAAATTTTAATCCCCGTTTCGTCATGGATGTTTTAAAAAGCGCCGGGGGAAAGAATATTATAATAGAATTTTCCACCCCCGCCACCCCGGCTTTAATGCGCGTCGCGGGAAGTGACTCTTTCGTTTATATTATCATGCCGCTCAGGACGCAATAA
- the gyrA gene encoding DNA gyrase subunit A — protein sequence MTEHKDKDKTPANPENLFVNIVDRDISEEMKSSYIEYSMSVIVGRALPDVRDGLKPVHRRVLYTMEDMGLQHNKPFKKSARIVGDVMGKYHPHGDSAIYDTLVRMAQDFSLRYPLVDGQGNFGSVDGDPAAAMRYTEARLSGIAGELLADIEKETVKFTPNYDGSLTEPSVLPAKLPNLLINGSSGIAVGMATNIPTHNLSEVCDATMAVIENPDIEVKELMKIIKGPDFPTGGIIRGRKGIKDYFETGRGSIKTQARAEIEELKGNREAIIITEIPYQVNKANLIESIANLVKEKRIPDISDIRDESDRRGMRIYVEVKRDGNAQVVLNQLYKHTQMETSFGVIMLAIVDGRPRVLALKEVIRHYIRHRQLMVVNRTKYDLNKALRRAHILEGYLIAMQNIDAVVAIIKKAKDALDAKQKLMGQFALSDIQAQAILDMRLHQLTRLEVGAIEEEHKALMKLIGELRAILADPRKVLQIIIAELKEIKEKYGDKRKTDITGEAAELDIEDLIPEEKVVITLSHGGYIKRIPSDTYKVQGRGGKGIIGSEVREEDFIEKLFVTSSHATILMFTTRGKVYALKGYEIPEGNRTSRGKAIVNLLEVKDEKVTSVLAVESFEEAKGGERYIVMCTRKGNIKKTPIKDFANIRRSGIIAIGLEDGDILTSVGYTDGKYEIIIGTRGGMSIRFNESDVRSMGRNAMGVRGIRLDKEDIVVGMEVAEPKTKKTLLTVCANGYGKRTKLDEYRNQHRGGSGVITIKANDRNGAGLGIYLVEDDDHLMVMTEKGKIIRMPCKDIRAISRNTQGVRLVRLEEGDKIASVEPVIDDGEVESTAEEKK from the coding sequence ATGACAGAACACAAGGATAAAGACAAGACGCCGGCGAACCCTGAAAACCTTTTTGTGAATATTGTAGACCGCGATATAAGCGAGGAGATGAAATCCTCCTATATAGAGTATTCCATGAGCGTTATCGTAGGGCGCGCTCTTCCCGATGTGCGCGACGGGTTAAAACCCGTCCACCGCCGCGTGCTTTATACCATGGAAGACATGGGCCTTCAGCACAATAAGCCCTTTAAAAAGTCGGCCCGCATAGTGGGCGATGTGATGGGAAAATACCACCCGCACGGCGACTCCGCCATTTACGACACGCTGGTCCGCATGGCGCAGGATTTTTCGCTTCGCTATCCCCTGGTGGACGGGCAGGGAAATTTTGGCTCGGTGGACGGCGACCCCGCGGCCGCCATGCGCTATACCGAGGCCCGGCTTTCCGGTATTGCGGGAGAATTGCTCGCCGATATAGAAAAAGAAACGGTAAAATTCACGCCCAACTACGACGGCTCCCTGACGGAGCCCAGCGTATTGCCCGCGAAACTCCCCAATCTGCTTATAAACGGCTCTTCCGGCATAGCGGTCGGCATGGCCACCAATATTCCCACTCATAATCTTTCCGAAGTCTGCGACGCCACCATGGCGGTGATAGAAAACCCAGATATTGAAGTCAAAGAGCTGATGAAAATAATCAAGGGGCCCGATTTTCCCACGGGCGGAATTATCCGCGGCCGCAAGGGCATAAAGGATTATTTTGAAACAGGCCGCGGCTCCATAAAAACCCAGGCCCGCGCCGAAATAGAGGAACTGAAAGGCAACAGGGAAGCCATCATAATAACCGAGATCCCCTACCAGGTCAACAAGGCGAACCTTATAGAGTCCATCGCCAACCTGGTAAAAGAAAAACGGATCCCCGATATCTCGGATATCCGCGACGAGTCCGACCGCCGCGGAATGCGCATATATGTCGAGGTGAAGCGTGACGGCAACGCCCAGGTGGTATTAAACCAGCTTTACAAGCACACCCAGATGGAAACGTCCTTCGGGGTCATAATGCTTGCCATCGTTGACGGCAGGCCCCGCGTGCTTGCGCTGAAAGAAGTAATACGGCATTATATCAGGCACCGCCAGCTTATGGTGGTGAACCGCACCAAGTACGACCTGAACAAAGCTCTTCGCCGCGCCCATATACTTGAAGGCTACCTGATAGCCATGCAGAACATCGACGCCGTGGTGGCGATAATAAAAAAGGCGAAAGACGCCCTTGACGCCAAACAGAAATTGATGGGCCAGTTCGCCCTCTCGGATATCCAGGCGCAGGCTATTCTTGATATGCGCCTGCACCAGCTCACCCGCCTTGAAGTGGGAGCTATCGAGGAAGAGCACAAGGCCCTTATGAAGCTTATCGGGGAACTGCGCGCGATACTCGCGGACCCCCGGAAAGTTCTGCAAATAATAATCGCCGAACTTAAAGAGATCAAGGAAAAATACGGCGACAAGCGCAAAACCGACATAACCGGCGAGGCGGCCGAGCTTGATATCGAGGACCTCATCCCTGAGGAAAAAGTCGTTATCACGCTCTCGCACGGCGGCTACATAAAGCGCATCCCTTCCGACACCTACAAAGTGCAGGGCCGCGGCGGCAAAGGCATTATCGGCTCCGAGGTCAGAGAGGAGGATTTTATCGAGAAACTCTTCGTCACCTCAAGCCACGCCACCATACTGATGTTCACAACGCGCGGAAAAGTTTACGCGCTCAAAGGCTACGAAATACCAGAGGGCAACCGCACCTCGCGCGGCAAGGCCATAGTGAACCTGCTTGAGGTGAAAGACGAGAAAGTAACCTCGGTGCTCGCCGTGGAGTCTTTTGAAGAGGCAAAGGGCGGGGAAAGATATATCGTGATGTGCACCCGCAAGGGCAATATAAAGAAGACGCCCATAAAAGACTTCGCGAACATCCGCCGCTCGGGCATTATAGCCATAGGTCTTGAAGACGGCGACATCCTTACAAGCGTGGGCTACACCGACGGCAAGTATGAAATTATAATCGGCACCAGGGGCGGCATGTCCATCCGCTTCAACGAGTCGGATGTGCGTTCCATGGGGCGCAACGCCATGGGCGTGCGCGGCATACGCCTTGACAAGGAAGATATAGTGGTAGGCATGGAAGTGGCCGAGCCTAAAACCAAAAAAACCCTTCTTACGGTGTGCGCCAACGGCTACGGCAAGCGCACCAAACTTGACGAGTACCGCAACCAGCACCGCGGCGGCTCCGGAGTTATCACCATTAAAGCCAACGACCGCAACGGCGCCGGGCTTGGAATCTACCTGGTGGAAGACGACGACCATCTGATGGTGATGACCGAAAAAGGCAAGATCATCCGCATGCCCTGCAAGGATATCCGCGCTATTTCCAGAAACACCCAGGGGGTGCGCCTGGTCCGGCTTGAAGAGGGGGATAAAATAGCCTCCGTCGAGCCGGTAATTGACGACGGAGAAGTTGAATCCACGGCCGAAGAGAAGAAGTAG
- a CDS encoding TldD/PmbA family protein codes for MFKLATKAIEIADKRKADFADIRIIEDRRQDLSVKNGEIADLNDRVTLGFGVRVLHRGSWGFASSSLLSARSIELCTLKAFEIARAGTLIKGRAARMAPEPAWQDFWQTPFIKDPFAVSIDAKLELLFKMNTMMAKNKKIKSAVCDMNFIREHQWHMTTDGSKIEQVLLSSGAGSSVSAISGGDMQLRSYPSVHGGQTLAGGYELIETLDLAGNAERVREEALALLAAPPCPSGEKDLIIGGNQLALQIHESVGHASELDRVLGYEESYAGSSFATTEKLGRFRYGSPIVNLVADATLPGGLATAGYDDDAVKAQRWHIVKEGILSGYMTNREFAHAIGARRSCGSCRADGFSNIPITRICNLSLMPGNIPYEELIASTKDGIIMENNKSWSIDQKRLNFQFGCELGWLVKNGKKTTLVKNPTYQGITPEFWNSCDAISDENSWRLYGVANCGKGQPGQTAMMCHGNSPARFKQVKIGVKSN; via the coding sequence ATGTTTAAACTTGCGACAAAAGCTATTGAAATAGCCGATAAGAGAAAAGCGGATTTTGCCGACATACGGATAATAGAGGACCGGCGCCAGGACCTGAGCGTGAAAAACGGGGAAATAGCCGATTTAAACGACCGGGTAACGCTTGGTTTCGGGGTGCGCGTGCTGCACCGAGGGTCATGGGGCTTTGCCTCAAGCAGCCTGCTTAGTGCCCGCTCCATTGAGCTTTGCACGCTTAAAGCCTTTGAAATAGCACGGGCCGGGACTCTTATCAAGGGAAGAGCGGCGCGCATGGCTCCGGAGCCGGCCTGGCAGGATTTCTGGCAGACGCCGTTCATAAAGGACCCTTTCGCCGTTTCCATTGACGCTAAATTGGAGTTGCTCTTTAAAATGAACACAATGATGGCGAAAAACAAAAAAATAAAATCCGCGGTATGCGACATGAACTTTATCCGCGAACATCAGTGGCATATGACCACGGACGGCTCAAAAATAGAACAGGTCCTGCTGTCTTCAGGCGCAGGCTCTTCGGTTTCCGCTATTTCCGGCGGAGATATGCAGCTCCGCTCCTATCCTTCCGTTCACGGCGGACAGACGCTTGCCGGAGGATACGAACTCATAGAAACGCTGGACCTGGCCGGCAACGCCGAGCGGGTAAGAGAAGAGGCTTTGGCGCTTTTAGCCGCCCCGCCGTGCCCCTCGGGGGAAAAAGACCTTATTATAGGCGGCAACCAGCTCGCCCTGCAGATACACGAATCCGTGGGCCATGCCTCAGAGCTTGACCGGGTGCTGGGCTACGAAGAGTCTTATGCGGGTTCAAGTTTCGCTACCACGGAAAAGCTGGGGAGATTCCGCTACGGTTCGCCGATCGTCAATCTGGTAGCCGACGCCACTCTTCCGGGCGGGCTCGCCACCGCGGGGTACGACGACGATGCCGTGAAAGCCCAGCGCTGGCATATAGTAAAAGAAGGTATTTTAAGCGGATATATGACCAACAGGGAATTCGCGCACGCCATAGGCGCCCGGCGAAGCTGCGGCAGCTGCCGCGCCGACGGCTTCTCCAACATTCCGATAACAAGGATCTGCAACCTCAGTCTTATGCCCGGAAACATTCCGTACGAAGAGTTGATAGCTTCCACGAAAGACGGCATAATAATGGAAAACAACAAATCCTGGAGCATCGACCAGAAACGCCTTAATTTCCAATTCGGCTGCGAGCTGGGCTGGCTGGTAAAGAACGGCAAAAAAACAACTTTGGTGAAAAACCCGACTTACCAGGGAATTACGCCGGAATTCTGGAATTCCTGCGACGCCATATCCGACGAAAACAGCTGGCGCCTTTACGGAGTTGCCAACTGCGGCAAGGGCCAGCCGGGACAAACAGCCATGATGTGCCACGGCAACAGCCCGGCGCGCTTTAAACAAGTGAAAATAGGCGTAAAAAGCAATTGA
- the nifU gene encoding Fe-S cluster assembly protein NifU yields the protein MWNYTEKVYEYFRNPRNVGEIENPDAVGEVGSIICGDALKLTLKVEKGTEKILDAKFKTFGCASAIASSSALTEMIKGKTLADASKITNQHIVEFLGGLPSEKMHCSVMGMEALEAAIKSYKGGKQEKVIIGAGERIVCKCFSVTEAKILKAIKENKLHTVEEVTNFTKAGGGCRQCVGEIEKILKDYWAEAEHKSFEKMTVVEKIKMLEKVLSEDINPKLKADGGWIELVDVRGKTVVLRFLGMCVGCPSSSATLKNVVEKEFRERIDPTLEVEAQ from the coding sequence ATGTGGAATTATACCGAAAAGGTCTATGAATACTTCAGAAACCCCCGCAATGTGGGCGAGATAGAGAACCCCGACGCCGTGGGCGAGGTGGGCAGCATCATCTGCGGCGACGCCCTGAAACTTACCCTTAAAGTGGAAAAAGGCACCGAAAAGATACTTGACGCCAAATTTAAAACTTTCGGCTGCGCCAGCGCCATCGCCTCGTCCTCGGCCCTTACCGAAATGATAAAGGGCAAAACCCTTGCCGACGCCTCAAAAATAACCAACCAGCATATAGTCGAATTCCTCGGCGGACTTCCAAGCGAAAAAATGCATTGTTCCGTAATGGGCATGGAAGCGCTTGAGGCCGCCATCAAGAGCTACAAAGGCGGCAAACAGGAAAAAGTCATTATCGGCGCCGGCGAACGCATTGTATGCAAGTGTTTCAGCGTCACCGAGGCGAAAATTTTGAAGGCGATAAAAGAAAACAAACTGCATACCGTTGAGGAAGTCACCAATTTCACCAAGGCCGGAGGCGGCTGCCGCCAGTGCGTGGGCGAGATAGAAAAAATATTAAAAGACTACTGGGCCGAAGCCGAGCACAAGAGCTTTGAAAAAATGACCGTGGTGGAAAAGATCAAGATGCTTGAAAAAGTCCTGTCCGAGGATATAAACCCGAAGCTTAAGGCCGACGGCGGCTGGATAGAGCTGGTGGATGTGCGCGGCAAAACGGTTGTGCTGCGCTTCCTCGGCATGTGCGTCGGCTGTCCGTCTTCTTCGGCCACCCTGAAAAACGTGGTTGAAAAAGAATTCAGGGAAAGAATAGATCCCACGCTGGAAGTCGAAGCGCAATAG
- the gyrB gene encoding DNA topoisomerase (ATP-hydrolyzing) subunit B, translating to MNKTTDTKPESYDSSKIQVLEGLEAVRKRPAMYIGSTSVQGLHHLVYEVVDNSIDEILAGGCNKIEVILKDENICSVSDNGRGIPVDPMMDVKDPKLKGKSALEVVLTVLHAGGKFDKGAYKVSGGLHGVGVSVVNALSEWMEVQVHRDGKLWTQTYDRGRPRAAVKTIGQTEEHGTTVIFKPDTQVFGEAIFSFDTVSNRLRELAFLNPGTRITIIDEREDKKHTFFFEGGIKQFVKFLNTNKTVLHEEPIFSSKTEGDVMLDLAIQYNGDYSENVYSFVNNIKTIEGGTHVSGFRSSLTRAINNYIKKYELTKDKEYSVTGDDVREGLAVVISVKIPQPQFEGQTKTKLGNSEVEGIVNSIAGEMLSVFFEEHPSIAKAICMKGIGAAEAREAARKAKELARRKGSLSDSGLPGKLADCQERDPKKSEIFIVEGDSAGGSAKQGRDRVFQAILPLRGKILNVEKSQLVKIISSEQIRTLISAIGTGIGEGEDGFNLEKLRYHKIVIMADADVDGQHIRTLLLTFFYRQMRPLIDGGHIYIAQPPLYKVKKGKFESYFENEDKLQKWLLKEAVSGITVKAKNKKLDTKELSDLLELIISLENTLRRMEVKNLGLKDYLKFAAAEKIPLYRIETGPEEYRYFYAEGDWLKYQNEYIQSRKAAMAKEGPVDEISDEDLGPEFQSMGELARINNLSQKLKALGYGIENYFVEEDNKKGPFFEIMTDKASFPAPDLKRLLENVMKIGSAGANIQRYKGLGEMNPGQLWETTMDPFKRKLLKVSLEDPAEAEAIFTTLMGDKVEPRRLFIEQNALAARNLDI from the coding sequence ATGAACAAAACAACCGATACTAAACCTGAAAGCTACGATTCCTCAAAAATACAAGTGCTGGAAGGGCTTGAAGCCGTAAGAAAACGGCCCGCCATGTATATAGGGTCCACCAGCGTGCAGGGGCTGCATCACCTTGTTTATGAAGTTGTTGACAACTCAATAGATGAAATTTTAGCCGGAGGCTGCAATAAAATAGAGGTTATTCTCAAAGATGAGAATATATGTTCCGTATCCGATAACGGACGCGGCATTCCGGTGGATCCGATGATGGACGTTAAAGACCCCAAACTTAAAGGGAAATCTGCCCTTGAAGTCGTTTTAACCGTGCTTCATGCCGGGGGTAAATTTGACAAAGGGGCGTATAAAGTTTCGGGAGGGCTTCACGGCGTGGGAGTGTCTGTTGTTAACGCGCTCAGCGAATGGATGGAGGTGCAGGTGCACCGTGACGGCAAGCTGTGGACGCAAACCTACGACAGGGGCCGGCCGCGGGCCGCCGTTAAAACCATAGGCCAGACCGAAGAGCACGGCACCACCGTGATCTTTAAGCCGGATACCCAGGTTTTCGGGGAAGCCATTTTTTCTTTTGACACCGTTTCCAACCGTCTGAGGGAGCTTGCCTTCTTGAACCCAGGCACCCGCATAACCATAATAGACGAGCGCGAAGATAAAAAACACACTTTCTTTTTTGAGGGGGGAATAAAACAGTTCGTTAAGTTCTTGAACACCAATAAAACCGTCCTTCACGAAGAACCTATTTTCAGCAGCAAGACCGAAGGTGATGTAATGCTTGACCTTGCCATACAGTATAACGGCGATTATTCAGAGAATGTTTATTCTTTTGTCAACAACATCAAAACCATAGAAGGCGGAACGCATGTGTCGGGGTTCAGGTCTTCGCTCACGCGCGCGATAAATAACTATATTAAAAAGTACGAGCTTACCAAAGACAAGGAATATTCCGTTACCGGCGACGATGTGCGCGAAGGGCTTGCCGTGGTTATTTCCGTTAAGATCCCCCAGCCGCAGTTCGAGGGCCAGACCAAAACCAAACTCGGCAACTCCGAGGTGGAAGGCATAGTAAATTCAATAGCGGGGGAAATGCTGTCCGTTTTTTTTGAAGAACATCCCTCCATTGCCAAAGCTATTTGCATGAAAGGCATCGGCGCGGCCGAGGCCAGGGAAGCCGCCCGCAAGGCCAAAGAACTCGCCCGCAGGAAAGGCTCTCTTTCAGACTCGGGCCTGCCCGGAAAACTTGCCGACTGCCAGGAGCGAGATCCGAAAAAATCCGAAATTTTCATAGTGGAGGGCGATTCCGCCGGCGGCAGCGCCAAGCAGGGGCGCGACCGCGTGTTCCAGGCGATACTGCCGCTAAGGGGAAAAATACTTAATGTTGAAAAATCCCAGCTTGTAAAGATCATTTCAAGCGAGCAGATACGCACCCTGATATCGGCCATAGGCACCGGCATTGGCGAGGGGGAGGACGGTTTTAATCTTGAAAAGCTCCGGTACCACAAAATAGTAATAATGGCCGACGCCGACGTGGACGGCCAGCACATAAGAACGCTCCTTCTTACTTTTTTCTACCGCCAGATGAGGCCGCTTATAGACGGCGGACATATCTACATTGCCCAGCCGCCTCTTTATAAAGTAAAAAAAGGAAAGTTCGAAAGCTATTTTGAAAATGAGGATAAACTGCAGAAATGGCTGCTTAAAGAGGCCGTTTCCGGAATAACCGTTAAGGCGAAAAACAAGAAACTGGACACAAAAGAGCTCAGCGACCTGCTGGAGCTGATCATTTCTCTTGAAAACACCCTGCGCAGGATGGAAGTTAAAAACCTCGGGTTAAAAGATTACCTTAAATTCGCCGCGGCGGAAAAAATTCCTCTTTACCGCATAGAGACCGGCCCGGAGGAATACCGGTATTTCTACGCCGAGGGAGACTGGCTTAAATACCAGAACGAGTACATCCAGTCCCGCAAAGCCGCCATGGCAAAAGAAGGCCCGGTTGATGAAATCTCGGACGAGGACCTGGGTCCGGAATTCCAGTCCATGGGGGAACTTGCAAGGATAAACAACCTGTCCCAAAAACTGAAGGCCCTGGGTTATGGCATTGAAAATTACTTCGTTGAGGAAGACAATAAAAAAGGGCCTTTTTTTGAAATAATGACCGATAAGGCTTCCTTTCCCGCCCCGGACCTTAAGCGGCTTCTTGAAAATGTTATGAAGATAGGTTCCGCCGGCGCAAACATCCAGCGCTATAAGGGCTTGGGCGAAATGAACCCCGGACAGCTTTGGGAAACCACCATGGACCCCTTCAAGCGCAAACTTTTAAAAGTTTCCCTTGAAGACCCGGCCGAGGCCGAAGCCATTTTTACCACCCTCATGGGAGACAAGGTTGAACCCAGGCGCTTGTTCATAGAGCAGAACGCCCTGGCGGCCAGGAATCTGGATATCTAG
- the dnaA gene encoding chromosomal replication initiator protein DnaA: MDNLTEVKEIWQEVLKKLEAEVGFAEVDLWLRPIKPLLIESGTLKIEVPNSTIYGTVKQRYEEKILKIAGEITGKTIALNYSMSIAPAETKPAPLPEPPPEKRPASMNQVSFNPNYTFETFVVGASNRFAYALAESVAKTPGQTNPFFIYSAPGLGKTHLLHAIAHGIFKNNPSAKILYTASENFVNEYIDAIGSKSTENFRKKYRNLDCLLLDDIQFLVDKEKSEEEFFNTFNTLADSKKQIIVTCDRPPRELAFNQRLVSRFLSAGLADIKNPDFETRVAILRQKRDFHKYDIPDDIITFIAENVRKNIRELEGCLINVGSFFTSMKIPPTIDAVKGIIKDHITDSDQEENKIEIELIKTVVGEKFNVEAKDFNSKKKTEAIAFPRQIAMYLACELTDMSLPDIGEAFSRDHTTVMYARDKIRQRLHTDPYFSETVNAIISRLKVVNNSGKTR; encoded by the coding sequence GTGGATAACTTAACAGAAGTCAAGGAAATCTGGCAGGAAGTGTTAAAAAAACTTGAAGCTGAGGTTGGGTTCGCTGAAGTTGACCTTTGGCTGCGCCCGATAAAACCGCTGCTTATAGAAAGCGGCACTTTAAAAATTGAAGTGCCGAATTCCACAATTTATGGCACGGTCAAGCAGCGCTATGAAGAAAAAATTTTAAAAATTGCCGGCGAAATAACCGGCAAAACCATCGCACTGAACTATTCAATGTCGATCGCCCCGGCGGAGACGAAACCCGCGCCCCTGCCGGAACCGCCGCCGGAAAAGCGGCCCGCCTCCATGAACCAGGTCAGTTTTAACCCTAATTATACCTTTGAAACTTTTGTGGTGGGAGCCTCGAACCGCTTCGCTTACGCGCTGGCTGAAAGCGTGGCAAAAACTCCCGGCCAGACAAATCCGTTCTTTATTTACAGCGCCCCCGGTCTGGGGAAAACCCATCTTCTCCACGCCATCGCCCACGGAATTTTCAAAAATAATCCTTCAGCTAAAATCCTTTATACCGCAAGTGAAAACTTTGTAAATGAATATATTGACGCCATCGGCTCAAAATCCACCGAAAATTTCAGGAAAAAGTACAGAAATCTGGACTGTCTGCTTTTAGACGACATTCAATTTCTCGTGGATAAGGAAAAAAGCGAAGAAGAGTTTTTTAATACTTTCAATACCCTGGCCGACTCCAAAAAACAAATAATTGTCACTTGCGACCGCCCTCCGCGCGAACTCGCGTTCAACCAGCGCCTTGTTTCACGCTTCCTTTCCGCGGGGCTGGCCGACATAAAAAACCCGGACTTTGAAACACGGGTGGCCATACTGCGTCAGAAAAGGGATTTTCATAAATACGACATTCCCGACGATATAATAACTTTCATAGCCGAGAATGTGCGTAAAAACATAAGGGAACTGGAAGGCTGTCTTATTAATGTCGGAAGTTTTTTTACAAGCATGAAGATCCCCCCCACAATAGACGCGGTAAAAGGGATAATAAAAGATCACATAACAGACTCCGACCAGGAAGAGAATAAGATTGAAATTGAACTGATAAAAACCGTGGTGGGCGAAAAATTTAATGTGGAAGCCAAGGATTTTAATTCAAAGAAAAAAACAGAGGCTATAGCCTTTCCGCGCCAGATAGCGATGTATCTGGCCTGCGAGCTGACCGACATGTCCCTTCCCGATATAGGCGAAGCTTTCAGCCGCGACCACACTACTGTTATGTACGCCAGGGATAAAATCCGCCAGCGTTTACATACTGACCCCTATTTTAGCGAGACCGTAAATGCCATCATCTCAAGGTTAAAGGTTGTTAATAACTCCGGAAAAACGCGGTAG
- a CDS encoding DciA family protein, which translates to MFLTRRSSNWTRASEIKSSWKFLGGIDPDRLVILDAVWKKEIGRLAQHCRLLGVNRGWVLVKADSSVMSNELLLRSRQLVRSLNRYFRRPWIKGIKTANEI; encoded by the coding sequence ATGTTTTTAACCAGAAGAAGCTCCAATTGGACCAGGGCATCTGAAATAAAATCCTCCTGGAAATTTCTTGGCGGCATAGACCCGGATCGCCTGGTTATTCTTGACGCTGTTTGGAAAAAAGAGATTGGCCGGCTGGCGCAGCATTGCCGGCTTTTAGGGGTTAACAGGGGCTGGGTACTGGTAAAAGCGGATTCTTCCGTGATGTCAAACGAATTGCTTCTGCGCAGCCGGCAGCTGGTAAGAAGCCTTAACAGATATTTCAGGAGACCGTGGATAAAAGGCATAAAAACAGCCAACGAAATTTAG